A DNA window from Helianthus annuus cultivar XRQ/B chromosome 15, HanXRQr2.0-SUNRISE, whole genome shotgun sequence contains the following coding sequences:
- the LOC110913760 gene encoding uncharacterized protein LOC110913760, which yields MSKVSPWKGIIRFRKRGKLIIGPFEIVGRIGKVSYRLELPEELNEIHSTFHVSHLQKCLADETTRVHYDDIEVDNSLNYAVRPVAILDRKVKSLRNKKINQVKVKWEHRKGSDTTWESEEEMQRLYPTLFGKESGTSSGHARGDTRGKGVL from the exons ATGTCGAAGGTATCGCCGTGGAAGGGAATAATACGGTTTAGAAAAAGAGGAAAGTTGattattggaccattcgaaatcgttGGACGAATTGGTAAGGTATCATACCGTCTCGAGCTGCCTGAGGAGTTGAATGAAATacatagcacattccacgtgtcacatctccAAAAATGTTTAGCAGACGAAACTACTCGTGTCCACtatgatgatatcgaggtggataacagcctcaactatgcagtaagGCCAGTTGCGATTTTAGACCGTAAGGTGAAAAGTTTGAGAAACAAAAAGATTAACCAAGTGAAGGTCAAATGGGAACATAGGAAGGGTTCGGATACCACCTGGGAGTCCGAGGAGGAGatgcaacggctctaccctaCACTATTTG gtaaGGAATCCGGGACGTCAAGCGGACACGCCAGAGGGGATACTCGTGGAaaaggtgtgctttaa